A stretch of the Poseidonibacter parvus genome encodes the following:
- a CDS encoding BLUF domain-containing protein, translated as MYRIMYMSTATRNILDDELEEILEKARINNHEKELTGLLIVKGRTFLQCLEGEKHNVLEVYNKILKDDRHENIIDLVDENDATRLFPNWDMGYKNLKSLNDIKSEKIREILSVDQLDIKKDEIAEIIEDFVSFN; from the coding sequence ATGTATAGAATAATGTATATGAGTACTGCAACTCGCAATATTTTAGATGATGAGTTAGAAGAAATCTTAGAAAAAGCTAGAATAAATAATCATGAAAAAGAATTAACAGGCTTACTTATTGTAAAAGGGAGAACATTCCTTCAATGTCTTGAAGGAGAAAAACATAATGTTCTAGAAGTTTATAATAAAATATTAAAAGATGATAGACATGAAAATATAATAGATTTAGTTGATGAAAATGATGCAACTAGATTATTTCCAAATTGGGATATGGGTTATAAAAATTTAAAAAGCTTAAATGATATTAAGAGTGAAAAAATTAGAGAAATATTATCAGTAGATCAATTAGATATTAAAAAAGATGAAATTGCTGAAATTATTGAGGATTTTGTTTCTTTTAATTAA
- a CDS encoding tRNA dihydrouridine synthase: MTKKIDFSQPLMVLAPLAGYTDLPFRSVVKKFGADITISEMISSNALVYKSEKTLKMIEKSPSEDPYIVQIAGNSPELVRDAVLILNDIDGIDGIDLNCGCPAPKVFSHGSGSNLLGDLDKLESILSTVKKYSTKQYTSAKVRIGVNDKIPVEIAKAVEACGVDFVSVHGRTRAGKYKAPVDYDAIKAMKEAVSIPVIANGDIKDYAKAKEVLEYTKADGVMIGRGAIGRPWIFHQLKEQIEDKDISEALKKQIVLEHFDATLKFHGEHGTVMFRKLLHSYSKGYTGAHEFRDIINGISDASVMRDMIESFFNPS, translated from the coding sequence ATGACAAAAAAAATTGATTTTAGCCAACCCTTAATGGTGTTGGCGCCACTTGCTGGTTATACTGATTTACCCTTTAGATCTGTAGTTAAAAAATTTGGTGCAGATATTACTATTTCTGAAATGATTTCATCAAATGCTTTAGTTTACAAATCAGAAAAAACATTAAAAATGATTGAAAAATCTCCTAGTGAAGATCCTTATATTGTACAAATTGCTGGAAATAGTCCTGAATTAGTTCGAGATGCAGTTTTAATTTTGAATGATATTGATGGAATTGATGGTATTGATTTAAACTGTGGGTGTCCTGCTCCAAAAGTATTCTCTCATGGTTCAGGTTCAAACCTTTTAGGTGATTTAGATAAACTTGAAAGTATTTTATCAACTGTTAAAAAATATTCAACAAAACAATATACAAGTGCAAAAGTAAGAATTGGGGTAAATGATAAAATACCAGTTGAAATTGCAAAAGCAGTTGAAGCTTGTGGTGTTGATTTTGTTTCAGTTCATGGACGAACAAGAGCTGGAAAATATAAAGCACCTGTTGATTATGATGCAATTAAAGCAATGAAAGAAGCTGTTTCAATTCCTGTTATTGCAAATGGTGACATAAAAGATTATGCAAAAGCTAAAGAAGTATTAGAATACACAAAAGCTGATGGCGTAATGATAGGTCGTGGTGCAATTGGACGTCCTTGGATATTTCATCAATTAAAAGAACAAATTGAAGATAAAGATATATCGGAAGCTTTAAAAAAACAAATTGTATTAGAACATTTTGATGCAACACTGAAATTTCATGGTGAACATGGAACGGTAATGTTTAGAAAACTATTACATTCATACTCAAAAGGTTACACTGGAGCTCATGAATTTAGAGATATTATAAATGGTATTTCTGATGCATCTGTAATGAGAGACATGATAGAAAGCTTTTTCAACCCTTCTTAA
- a CDS encoding AEC family transporter, which yields MSLFFVILLKVFPIYINVVLGYLSSRVLNVQRESIATLLIYILGPIVVFSATISVKIDFAVAMLPIFLFIFCSIIAFASLAIFKNSWKDPTGNILSFSAGTGNTGFFGIPLAIILFPPHLADIYIFTVLTSLLYESTTGFYVTAKGNFTVSQALKKMSKLPILYAFILGIVLNIAGFEIPETISSYTAQFKGAYGILGMMMLGMGLIGLKSEPDNFDVKFISITFFLKFIFWPLAILGVIFIDKEYLFILNQELYDVMFLFSIVPLAGNTVTLAVLLNAKPEKASLAVFLSTVVSVITIPLYIYLYGGF from the coding sequence ATGAGCTTATTTTTTGTTATTCTTTTAAAAGTGTTTCCAATTTATATTAATGTTGTACTTGGATATTTATCTTCTAGGGTTTTAAATGTACAAAGAGAATCAATTGCTACTTTACTAATTTATATACTTGGTCCAATTGTAGTATTCTCTGCAACTATAAGTGTTAAAATAGATTTTGCAGTTGCAATGCTTCCAATATTTTTATTTATTTTTTGTTCAATTATTGCTTTTGCATCTCTTGCGATATTCAAAAACTCATGGAAGGACCCAACAGGTAATATTTTATCTTTTTCTGCAGGAACTGGAAATACAGGTTTTTTTGGTATCCCTTTAGCAATAATTTTATTTCCACCACATCTTGCTGATATTTATATTTTTACAGTATTAACATCTCTTTTATATGAAAGTACAACAGGTTTTTATGTAACTGCAAAAGGAAATTTTACAGTTTCGCAAGCTTTGAAAAAAATGTCAAAACTTCCAATTCTTTATGCTTTTATATTAGGTATTGTTTTAAACATAGCTGGTTTTGAAATTCCTGAAACAATTAGTTCATATACTGCACAATTTAAAGGTGCATATGGGATCTTAGGAATGATGATGTTGGGTATGGGGCTAATTGGATTAAAAAGTGAACCTGATAATTTTGATGTGAAGTTTATTTCTATTACATTCTTTCTAAAATTTATTTTTTGGCCCTTAGCAATATTAGGAGTTATCTTTATAGATAAAGAATATTTATTTATCTTAAATCAAGAGCTATATGATGTAATGTTTTTATTTTCAATAGTACCACTTGCAGGAAACACAGTAACTCTAGCTGTATTACTAAATGCAAAACCAGAGAAAGCTAGCTTAGCAGTATTTTTAAGTACCGTAGTTTCAGTTATTACAATACCACTTTATATATATTTATATGGTGGGTTCTAA
- the glmS gene encoding glutamine--fructose-6-phosphate transaminase (isomerizing), with protein MCGIVGYIGKNNTTKILLDGLKELEYRGYDSAGIAVLNKDKIDVFKALGKLHNLEERINNTTTQDSYELGIGHTRWATHGQPTELNAHPHLGEYSYVVHNGIIENYKELKEELTALGHKFVSQTDTEVIVHLFENYNNKLNDTTKAFHSTIDRLEGAFSILLITKADPTKIFFFKHGSPLIVANGNEKEEVLFSSSDAPLIGLASDVVYLEDGVGGIATAKGIEFFNDNYSWSTLPTSKQFAQKDGFRFFMEKEIYEQSDVVGDCMLGRLNDEEILFDEIDKSLIEGINEIKICACGTSYHSGLTASYLFERLSKVKCNVEIASEFRYKDPLLTKDTLFIVISQSGETADTLEALKMAKAAGLKSLVVCNVDNSSMTRTADATILTRAGIEKGVASTKAFTTQTVVLWMLALYFGKAKNVLQSDKLQNELKALREVPKSLIIDDKIHEKTKRLSKRYLHGHGFFFIGRDVFFPLALEGALKLKEISYLHAEGYPAGEMKHGPIALADPELFTIALMPENLLYDKIKSNVEELSARDSTICSISPLKFDLSDDFIKTKKTDHYMLEFFEMLIALQLLSMEISVRLGNDVDMPRNLAKSVTVE; from the coding sequence ATGTGTGGAATAGTTGGATATATAGGTAAAAACAATACTACTAAAATATTATTAGATGGTTTAAAAGAGCTTGAATACAGAGGCTATGACTCTGCAGGTATTGCTGTTTTAAATAAAGATAAAATTGATGTATTCAAAGCTTTAGGAAAACTTCATAATTTAGAAGAAAGAATTAATAACACAACGACTCAAGATAGCTATGAACTTGGAATTGGTCACACAAGATGGGCAACACATGGGCAACCAACAGAACTTAATGCACACCCACATTTAGGTGAGTATTCTTATGTAGTACACAATGGAATCATTGAAAATTACAAAGAATTAAAAGAAGAATTAACAGCACTTGGACATAAATTCGTATCACAAACTGATACAGAAGTTATTGTTCATTTATTTGAAAATTATAATAATAAATTAAATGATACAACAAAAGCATTTCATAGTACAATTGATAGATTAGAAGGTGCTTTTTCAATTCTACTAATTACAAAAGCAGATCCTACAAAAATATTTTTCTTTAAACATGGTTCACCTTTAATTGTTGCAAATGGAAATGAAAAAGAAGAAGTATTATTTTCATCTTCAGATGCACCATTAATTGGTTTAGCTTCTGATGTTGTTTATTTAGAAGATGGAGTTGGTGGAATTGCAACTGCAAAAGGTATTGAATTTTTTAATGATAATTATTCATGGTCAACACTTCCAACTTCAAAACAATTTGCACAAAAAGATGGTTTTAGATTCTTTATGGAAAAAGAAATTTATGAGCAAAGTGATGTTGTAGGCGATTGTATGTTAGGTCGACTTAATGATGAAGAAATTTTATTTGATGAAATAGATAAATCATTAATTGAAGGAATAAACGAAATTAAAATTTGTGCTTGTGGTACTTCGTACCACTCAGGATTAACTGCATCATATCTTTTTGAAAGACTTTCAAAAGTTAAATGTAATGTTGAAATCGCAAGTGAATTTAGATATAAAGATCCTTTATTAACAAAAGATACACTGTTTATAGTAATATCACAAAGTGGTGAAACAGCTGATACTTTAGAAGCTTTAAAAATGGCAAAAGCTGCAGGACTTAAATCTCTTGTAGTTTGTAATGTTGATAATTCTTCAATGACAAGAACTGCAGATGCAACGATTTTAACACGTGCTGGAATTGAAAAAGGTGTTGCATCAACAAAAGCATTTACTACACAAACAGTTGTATTATGGATGTTAGCACTTTATTTTGGAAAAGCAAAAAATGTTTTACAAAGTGATAAATTACAAAATGAACTTAAAGCATTAAGAGAAGTTCCAAAGTCTTTAATAATTGATGATAAAATTCATGAAAAAACTAAAAGACTTTCAAAAAGGTACCTACATGGTCATGGCTTCTTCTTTATTGGTCGGGATGTATTTTTCCCACTAGCATTAGAAGGAGCTTTAAAGCTTAAAGAAATTTCATATTTACATGCAGAAGGTTATCCTGCAGGTGAAATGAAGCACGGCCCAATTGCATTAGCTGATCCTGAGTTGTTCACTATTGCACTTATGCCTGAAAATTTACTTTATGATAAAATAAAATCGAATGTTGAAGAATTAAGTGCTAGAGATAGTACTATTTGTTCTATATCACCACTTAAATTTGATTTAAGTGATGACTTTATTAAAACTAAAAAAACTGATCATTATATGTTAGAATTTTTTGAAATGTTAATAGCATTACAGTTATTATCAATGGAAATATCAGTTAGATTAGGAAATGATGTTGATATGCCAAGAAACTTGGCAAAATCAGTAACAGTAGAATAG
- a CDS encoding GGDEF domain-containing protein, whose amino-acid sequence MHIRNTIYKLQILFSLIILVIFSLFYTTYKNSYQTDLDTYIQKEIEFNKNRIIDSLKIVSSKYEDKRNSFLNIHNYSLKLLKEDSSLTLKELKKDIKNKYNLTDIEIELYLIDKNYVIYETTFTKDLGFDLSVITEAKDFLDKTKIDEKVYLADNISEDAIDGKYKLYSYSKLKNDTYLELGFTDTKLFNSISNDLNNHKNLSLYRVNTNGEYQYYYKMEKRNKNISKEDHFKELKKFSVNEKSDDIILNTIRNNKSVIVEKDNEVISYTPLLEYKEFSLLKYTDIVMQIKIDITQKIKALEDFKKIFIFAFVITILFLYFMFNWIKKNFTKPIEIIANSIRKEETIDYFNESKNDCELTYISNEYNKLYDKLKNEIQINKDLTYIDVLTNIKNRKAYNEKLKEDLSLKKRYNTPFCMLILDIDNFKKINDFYGHKMGDKVLIELSKLIQNNIRVNDNLFRIGGEEFVIIFSQTILENAKIVSEKVRDIIQRDLNTIENQKITVSIGLSEVTLEDNEDMIFKRVDTLMYKSKNNAKNKVSIG is encoded by the coding sequence TTGCATATAAGAAATACAATTTATAAACTTCAAATATTATTTTCATTAATTATCTTAGTAATCTTTTCTTTATTTTACACAACATATAAAAATTCATATCAAACAGATTTAGATACATATATACAAAAAGAAATAGAATTCAATAAAAATCGAATTATAGATTCATTAAAAATAGTATCATCTAAATATGAAGATAAACGTAATTCTTTTTTGAATATTCATAATTATTCATTGAAATTATTAAAAGAAGACTCTTCTCTTACTCTTAAAGAATTAAAAAAAGATATTAAAAATAAATACAATTTAACTGATATTGAAATTGAACTTTATTTAATTGATAAAAACTATGTTATCTATGAAACAACTTTTACAAAAGATTTAGGTTTTGATTTGTCTGTTATAACAGAAGCAAAAGACTTTTTAGATAAAACAAAAATAGATGAAAAAGTTTATTTAGCAGATAATATATCAGAGGATGCTATTGATGGAAAATATAAACTTTATTCATATTCTAAACTAAAAAATGATACTTACTTAGAATTAGGATTTACAGATACCAAACTTTTCAATAGTATTTCAAATGATTTAAACAACCATAAAAATTTATCTTTATATAGAGTAAATACAAATGGAGAATATCAATACTATTATAAGATGGAAAAAAGAAATAAAAATATTTCAAAAGAGGATCATTTTAAAGAATTAAAAAAGTTTTCTGTAAATGAAAAGTCTGATGATATCATTTTGAATACAATTAGAAATAATAAGTCAGTAATAGTAGAAAAAGACAATGAAGTAATTTCATATACCCCTTTATTGGAATATAAAGAATTCTCTCTTTTAAAATATACAGATATAGTTATGCAAATAAAAATTGATATTACTCAAAAAATAAAAGCATTAGAAGATTTTAAAAAAATATTTATTTTTGCTTTTGTTATTACAATATTATTTTTATATTTTATGTTTAATTGGATAAAAAAGAATTTTACAAAACCAATTGAAATTATTGCAAATTCAATTAGAAAAGAGGAAACAATAGATTACTTCAATGAATCTAAAAATGATTGCGAATTAACTTATATTTCAAATGAATATAATAAACTCTATGACAAACTAAAAAATGAAATTCAAATAAATAAAGATTTAACATATATAGATGTACTTACAAATATAAAGAATAGAAAAGCTTATAATGAAAAATTAAAAGAGGATTTATCTTTAAAAAAGCGTTACAACACACCTTTTTGTATGCTTATATTGGATATAGATAATTTTAAGAAAATTAATGATTTTTATGGACATAAAATGGGAGATAAGGTACTTATTGAGTTATCTAAATTAATACAAAACAATATTAGAGTAAATGATAATTTATTTAGAATAGGAGGGGAAGAGTTTGTGATAATCTTTTCTCAAACTATTTTAGAAAATGCAAAAATAGTTAGTGAAAAAGTAAGAGATATTATTCAAAGAGATTTAAATACAATTGAAAATCAAAAAATTACTGTAAGTATCGGCTTATCTGAAGTTACACTTGAAGATAATGAAGATATGATTTTTAAAAGAGTGGATACATTAATGTATAAATCTAAAAATAATGCTAAGAATAAAGTTTCTATAGGATAA
- the dksA gene encoding RNA polymerase-binding protein DksA: MANAKQVEELKLTLLERKELIIKNIQGSRDSIDSLKNSECKDEFDYAEISSDSFKEGIIANQQVKELGEIEDALKRVQDGSYGICDMCDESIAIGRLRAKPFAKFCTPCREIYEVEK, from the coding sequence GTGGCTAACGCAAAACAAGTTGAAGAGTTAAAACTAACTTTATTAGAAAGAAAAGAATTAATCATTAAAAATATCCAAGGTAGTCGTGATAGTATTGATTCTTTGAAGAATTCTGAATGTAAAGATGAATTTGATTATGCAGAAATATCAAGTGATAGTTTTAAAGAAGGAATTATTGCAAATCAACAAGTTAAAGAATTAGGTGAAATTGAGGACGCATTAAAAAGAGTTCAAGATGGAAGCTATGGTATTTGTGATATGTGTGATGAATCAATTGCAATTGGTAGATTAAGAGCAAAACCATTTGCAAAGTTTTGTACACCATGTAGAGAAATTTATGAAGTAGAAAAATAG
- the accD gene encoding acetyl-CoA carboxylase, carboxyltransferase subunit beta — protein MDLKNLFSKISFDSDSKEQATKKDAPSHWIKCPECNALMFFKEVENQDNICPKCNFHMRIGAKRRIEILADEGTFVEYDEDLRPNDPLKFVDKTSYKKRVEVAEKKTGRTSSVLSGECEINGNAVQIVVFDFSFMGGSLGSVEGEKIVRAVNRSLEKHQGLIIVSASGGARMQESTFALMQMAKTSAALKRLDHAKLPYISILTDPTMGGVSASFAFLGDIIMAEPGALIGFAGQRVIKQTIGADLPEGFQRAEFLLEKGSIDMVVNRADMKQTLSDLLTMFKKEKIAN, from the coding sequence ATGGATTTAAAAAACTTATTTAGCAAAATATCATTTGACAGTGACTCAAAAGAACAAGCAACAAAAAAAGATGCTCCATCTCACTGGATAAAGTGTCCAGAATGTAATGCTTTGATGTTCTTCAAAGAGGTTGAAAATCAAGATAATATATGTCCTAAATGTAATTTTCATATGAGAATTGGTGCTAAAAGAAGAATTGAAATTTTAGCAGACGAAGGTACATTTGTTGAGTATGATGAAGATTTAAGACCAAACGATCCTTTAAAATTTGTAGATAAAACTTCATACAAAAAAAGAGTTGAAGTTGCAGAGAAAAAAACTGGAAGAACTTCTTCTGTTCTAAGTGGAGAATGTGAAATAAACGGTAATGCTGTTCAAATTGTTGTATTTGATTTCTCTTTTATGGGAGGTTCATTAGGTTCTGTTGAGGGTGAAAAAATTGTTCGTGCTGTAAACAGATCTTTAGAAAAACATCAAGGTTTAATAATTGTTTCTGCATCAGGAGGTGCAAGAATGCAAGAGTCTACTTTTGCATTAATGCAAATGGCAAAAACTTCTGCTGCGTTAAAAAGATTAGATCATGCAAAACTACCTTATATTTCTATTTTAACTGATCCTACAATGGGTGGTGTTTCTGCATCATTTGCATTTTTAGGTGACATTATTATGGCCGAACCTGGTGCTTTAATTGGGTTTGCAGGTCAGCGAGTTATTAAACAAACTATTGGAGCTGATTTACCTGAAGGATTCCAAAGAGCTGAATTCTTACTTGAAAAAGGTTCAATTGATATGGTTGTAAATAGAGCAGATATGAAGCAAACTTTATCTGATTTATTAACAATGTTTAAAAAAGAGAAAATAGCTAACTAG
- a CDS encoding 23S rRNA (pseudouridine(1915)-N(3))-methyltransferase RlmH has product MKINIYSIVKPSKDQFDDLIKEFIKMSSKYAKVEVHYIFNKTIAKAQTIGEKEAQQSYSDTYDPLLKGYNVALDVLGKKIDSYAFSKLLDGKNEVNFFIGGAFGFQRDFLKKCDSIISLSDLTMAHKIANVVLAEQIFRGLCIKNNHPYHK; this is encoded by the coding sequence ATGAAAATCAATATTTATTCAATTGTAAAACCTTCAAAAGATCAATTTGACGATTTAATTAAAGAATTTATTAAAATGTCTTCTAAATATGCAAAAGTTGAAGTACATTACATATTTAATAAAACTATAGCAAAAGCACAAACTATCGGTGAAAAAGAAGCACAGCAATCATATAGTGATACTTATGACCCTTTATTAAAAGGTTACAACGTTGCCTTAGATGTTTTAGGAAAGAAAATAGACTCTTATGCTTTTTCTAAGCTATTAGATGGGAAGAATGAAGTAAATTTTTTCATTGGTGGCGCTTTTGGCTTTCAGCGAGATTTTTTAAAGAAATGTGATAGTATAATATCTTTAAGTGATTTAACAATGGCTCATAAAATAGCCAATGTTGTTTTGGCTGAACAGATTTTTCGTGGACTTTGTATTAAAAATAACCACCCATATCATAAATAA
- the metK gene encoding methionine adenosyltransferase — MENKKEYLFTSEVVSPGHPDKCADIIADTIVDKLIIEDKNSRVASEVFVAGKNVVIGGEVKSTCQLSNEDYEKLVKDALAKIGYDGKSSFTKEQCLHPDDVNVQVLLNQQSPDISQGVDQTTGDIGAGDQGIMFGFASTETADYMPAAISYARMLSDKVYNYALAHNHKLGVDIKTQVTVDYGTKENFENCKPQKIHTIVVSAPSVEGMDIKEVRELIQGLIDDSGLPTNMYDKESTIIHINPTGRYVSHSSLHDSGLTGRKLIVDSFGGYSPIGGGAQSSKDYTKVDRSGLYAARWLAKHIVAAGLASKAVVQISYAIGVARPTSVSVDTMGTYTSANDDDLSAFVMENFALTPKWITDKFALDKPSAETFLYADVAARGQVGQSDYPWEKLDELEKFKNL, encoded by the coding sequence ATGGAAAACAAAAAAGAGTATTTATTTACTTCAGAAGTAGTAAGCCCAGGTCACCCTGATAAATGTGCAGATATTATTGCGGATACTATTGTTGATAAATTAATTATTGAAGATAAAAACAGCAGAGTTGCATCTGAAGTTTTTGTAGCAGGAAAAAATGTTGTAATTGGTGGAGAAGTTAAATCAACTTGCCAATTATCTAATGAAGATTATGAGAAATTAGTTAAAGATGCTTTAGCAAAAATTGGTTATGACGGAAAGTCAAGCTTTACAAAAGAGCAGTGTTTACATCCTGATGATGTAAATGTTCAAGTTTTATTAAACCAACAAAGCCCAGATATTTCTCAAGGTGTTGATCAAACAACTGGTGATATTGGTGCTGGTGATCAAGGTATTATGTTTGGTTTTGCATCAACTGAAACTGCTGATTATATGCCAGCTGCTATTTCATATGCGAGAATGTTAAGTGATAAAGTTTATAATTATGCATTAGCGCATAATCATAAATTAGGTGTTGATATTAAAACACAAGTTACTGTTGATTATGGAACAAAAGAAAATTTTGAAAATTGTAAACCACAAAAAATTCATACTATTGTAGTATCTGCTCCTTCTGTTGAAGGTATGGATATTAAAGAAGTTAGAGAATTAATTCAAGGTTTAATTGATGATTCTGGACTTCCAACAAATATGTATGATAAAGAAAGTACAATTATTCATATTAACCCAACGGGAAGATATGTATCTCACTCATCGTTACATGATAGTGGATTAACAGGAAGAAAACTTATTGTAGATTCATTTGGAGGTTACTCTCCAATTGGTGGAGGAGCTCAAAGTTCAAAAGATTATACAAAAGTTGATAGATCTGGTTTATATGCAGCAAGATGGCTAGCTAAGCACATTGTTGCAGCTGGACTTGCAAGTAAAGCTGTTGTTCAGATATCTTATGCGATTGGAGTTGCACGTCCTACTTCAGTTTCAGTTGATACAATGGGTACATATACAAGTGCTAATGATGATGATTTATCTGCTTTTGTTATGGAAAACTTTGCATTAACTCCAAAATGGATTACAGATAAATTTGCCTTAGATAAACCAAGTGCAGAGACTTTCCTTTATGCAGATGTAGCTGCACGTGGGCAAGTAGGTCAAAGTGATTACCCTTGGGAAAAACTTGACGAATTAGAAAAATTTAAAAATTTATAA
- a CDS encoding inositol monophosphatase family protein translates to MKDKLIEIIKEAGVILKDGYYSKKDVSFKAKKDLVTKYDVAVENFLKEKFEKEFSDFNVIAEESDNTNKVFSNSIIVDPIDGTTNFVNKLPHTAISVGVYKNKKPFIGIVYNPILDELYTAVVGEGAFCNGEKIEVSDENDFQKSLLSTGFPYTSGTCEDDLNDVIEKIKKILPKCQDIRRLGSAALDLCYVARGVYEGYYEMNLKAWDVSAGLIILQEAGGKVSNIDGNEYVLFENKYIVASNNKIHNELIKNLNQ, encoded by the coding sequence ATGAAAGATAAATTAATAGAAATTATAAAAGAAGCTGGAGTTATATTAAAAGATGGATATTATTCAAAAAAAGATGTAAGTTTTAAAGCTAAAAAAGATTTAGTTACGAAATATGATGTTGCAGTTGAAAATTTTTTAAAAGAAAAATTTGAAAAAGAATTTAGTGATTTTAATGTCATAGCAGAAGAATCAGATAATACAAATAAGGTTTTCTCAAACTCTATAATAGTTGACCCAATTGATGGAACAACAAATTTTGTAAATAAACTACCACATACTGCAATTTCAGTTGGTGTTTATAAAAATAAAAAGCCATTTATAGGAATTGTTTATAATCCTATTTTAGATGAACTTTACACAGCAGTTGTAGGTGAGGGTGCTTTTTGTAATGGAGAAAAAATTGAAGTTTCAGATGAGAATGATTTCCAAAAGTCACTTCTTTCAACAGGTTTTCCCTATACATCAGGAACGTGTGAGGATGATTTAAATGATGTGATAGAAAAAATTAAGAAGATTTTACCAAAATGTCAAGATATAAGAAGACTTGGTTCTGCTGCACTTGATTTATGTTATGTCGCACGTGGAGTTTATGAAGGCTATTATGAAATGAATCTTAAAGCTTGGGATGTTAGTGCTGGTTTAATCATTTTACAAGAAGCTGGTGGAAAAGTTTCTAATATTGATGGAAATGAATATGTATTATTTGAAAATAAGTATATTGTTGCTTCGAATAATAAAATTCATAATGAATTAATTAAGAATTTAAACCAATAG
- a CDS encoding 50S ribosomal protein L11 methyltransferase encodes MSEYYFELTINPNKNYELFLDLLTSLTNNAIEELDGTLIARSEEDLSDVKEGIVQFANALNIECKITHEKKENIDWIKQYQQSVKSVEIGNFYIRPSWEEKKDDKIDIIIDPALSFGSGHHETTSSCIEAIDKYVNENSNVLDVGTGSGILAIAAAKKNCIVDICDTDDVCIKDTASNFELNEVNFKNSWIGSANKAVKKYDVVIANIVADVLAMISKDLKNSLNDNGILIISGILDKHIDRVLNKFKDLEQLELIHKNEWVTVVFKNN; translated from the coding sequence TTGTCTGAATACTATTTTGAATTAACAATTAATCCAAATAAAAATTATGAACTTTTCTTAGACTTACTTACGTCTTTAACAAACAACGCTATTGAAGAACTTGATGGTACACTAATTGCAAGAAGTGAAGAAGATTTAAGTGATGTAAAAGAAGGTATTGTACAATTTGCAAATGCTTTAAATATTGAGTGTAAAATTACTCATGAAAAAAAAGAGAATATTGACTGGATCAAACAATATCAACAATCTGTAAAGTCAGTTGAAATTGGTAACTTTTATATTCGTCCTTCATGGGAAGAAAAAAAAGATGATAAAATTGATATTATAATTGATCCTGCACTTTCTTTTGGTTCAGGTCATCATGAAACTACTTCATCTTGTATTGAAGCTATTGATAAATATGTGAATGAAAATTCTAATGTTTTAGATGTAGGAACAGGAAGTGGTATTTTAGCAATTGCTGCTGCTAAGAAAAATTGTATAGTTGATATTTGTGATACTGATGATGTTTGTATAAAAGATACTGCAAGTAATTTTGAATTAAATGAAGTTAACTTTAAAAACTCATGGATTGGTTCAGCTAATAAAGCAGTAAAAAAATATGATGTTGTGATTGCAAATATTGTTGCAGATGTATTAGCCATGATTTCAAAAGATTTAAAAAATAGTTTAAATGATAATGGTATATTGATAATTTCAGGTATTTTAGATAAACACATTGATAGAGTGTTAAACAAATTTAAAGATTTAGAACAATTGGAACTTATTCATAAAAATGAATGGGTAACAGTTGTATTTAAAAATAATTAG